A single window of Luteipulveratus halotolerans DNA harbors:
- a CDS encoding NAD(P)-dependent alcohol dehydrogenase — translation MTTTVPALAVPKAGAPFEPVDLTRRDLRPDDVRIDITYAGICHSDIHTVRGEWGDQPFPVTPGHEIVGTVAEVGADVTRHAVGDVVGVGCFVDACLECAACKDGEEQFCERGVIQTYASTDYYGEVTQGGYSGQVVVRDHFVVSIPDGVDLAGTTPLLCAGITTYAPLKRYGAGPGRKVGVIGLGGLGHVGVKIAAAMGAEVTVFSRTDSKKQDGLEFGAADYRATQDGTVFGELAGSFDLILNTVGDAVDLDAYIGLLGRGGTIVNLGAPSDSLTASAFSLLVNRRSLAGSLVGGLPETQEMLDFCAEHGITATVEVIGADQVNEMYDKVVSGGVRYRAVIDASTLTGAA, via the coding sequence GTGACCACCACCGTTCCCGCCCTGGCCGTCCCGAAGGCCGGGGCTCCGTTCGAGCCCGTCGACCTCACGCGACGCGACCTGCGCCCCGACGACGTCCGCATCGACATCACCTACGCCGGCATCTGCCACAGCGACATCCACACCGTGCGCGGTGAGTGGGGCGACCAGCCGTTCCCGGTCACGCCCGGCCACGAGATCGTGGGCACCGTGGCCGAGGTGGGCGCTGACGTCACCCGCCACGCGGTCGGCGACGTCGTCGGTGTCGGCTGCTTCGTCGACGCCTGTCTCGAGTGCGCCGCGTGCAAGGACGGCGAGGAGCAGTTCTGTGAGCGCGGCGTGATCCAGACGTACGCCAGCACCGACTACTACGGCGAGGTCACCCAGGGCGGTTACAGCGGTCAGGTCGTCGTCCGCGACCACTTCGTCGTGAGCATCCCCGACGGTGTCGACCTCGCCGGCACCACGCCCCTGCTGTGCGCCGGCATCACGACGTACGCACCCCTCAAGCGCTACGGCGCCGGTCCGGGCCGCAAGGTCGGTGTGATCGGCCTCGGTGGCCTCGGCCACGTGGGGGTCAAGATCGCCGCGGCCATGGGTGCCGAGGTCACGGTCTTCAGCCGTACCGACTCCAAGAAGCAGGACGGCCTGGAGTTCGGCGCAGCGGACTACCGCGCGACGCAGGACGGCACCGTCTTCGGTGAGCTGGCCGGCTCCTTCGACCTCATCCTCAACACGGTGGGCGACGCGGTCGACCTCGACGCCTACATCGGGCTGCTCGGTCGTGGCGGCACGATCGTCAACCTCGGCGCGCCGAGCGACTCGCTCACCGCCAGCGCCTTCTCGCTGCTGGTCAACCGTCGCTCGCTCGCCGGCTCCCTGGTCGGTGGCCTGCCCGAGACCCAGGAGATGCTCGACTTCTGCGCCGAGCACGGCATCACCGCGACCGTCGAGGTCATCGGCGCCGACCAGGTCAACGAGATGTACGACAAGGTCGTGAGCGGCGGGGTCCGCTATCGCGCGGTCATCGACGCCAGCACGCTGACCGGCGCGGCCTGA